From Pusillibacter faecalis, one genomic window encodes:
- the dnaA gene encoding chromosomal replication initiator protein DnaA, whose product MLNSIADVWNNVLQQLKKDLSETTIATWFDELEAVEIQGNVFVLYCPNDFKKGYIESLFLKNIKAVLRDIFSMDFDVRIIGERANEGENNRQNDRFSTAEFTFEAFVVGPSNKLAYAASLSVAEHPAKNYNPLLIYGDSGLGKTHLIYAIANVIRKNDPKARIAYVKGDDLTNELVDAIREGKTADMREKYRQADLLLVDDVQFIAGKKQTQEEFFHTFNTLYESGRQIVLTSDRPPSEMTQLEDRLRTRFEWGLLVDVAPPDFETRVAIVKNKAAMLGMTLPDKIANYIAENVTANVRQLEGTIHKILAYKDLLGNEADEETVTRAMQDILKRSSEYIPTPEAILEYICKYYGLEESVIRGQQRVREAVQARQIAMYLIRSMTNSSVVDIGKVFDNRDHSTVLYSIQQVEKKMKKDPAFAETVKEIKTNINSKR is encoded by the coding sequence TTGTTGAATTCCATCGCCGACGTATGGAACAACGTCCTGCAGCAGTTGAAAAAGGATCTCTCTGAAACCACCATCGCCACCTGGTTTGACGAGCTGGAAGCGGTGGAGATTCAGGGAAACGTCTTTGTTCTCTACTGTCCCAACGATTTTAAAAAGGGCTATATTGAATCCCTGTTCCTAAAAAACATCAAGGCAGTCCTGCGAGATATTTTCTCCATGGATTTTGACGTTCGCATTATCGGAGAGCGTGCCAACGAAGGAGAAAACAACCGGCAGAACGACCGCTTCAGCACAGCTGAATTTACCTTTGAGGCCTTTGTGGTAGGTCCTTCCAACAAGCTTGCCTATGCCGCCTCCCTCTCCGTTGCCGAGCACCCAGCCAAAAACTATAACCCCCTTCTCATCTATGGGGACTCCGGTCTTGGAAAAACCCACCTGATTTACGCCATTGCCAATGTGATCCGAAAAAACGACCCTAAGGCCAGAATCGCCTATGTGAAGGGCGACGACCTCACCAATGAGCTGGTGGACGCCATCCGGGAGGGCAAAACCGCAGACATGCGGGAGAAATACCGCCAGGCGGATCTTCTGCTGGTGGACGACGTGCAGTTCATCGCCGGCAAAAAGCAGACCCAGGAGGAGTTCTTCCATACCTTCAATACCCTCTATGAGTCCGGACGGCAGATCGTTCTGACCTCGGACCGCCCCCCCTCCGAGATGACCCAGCTGGAGGACCGTCTCCGCACCCGGTTTGAATGGGGGCTGCTGGTGGACGTAGCGCCTCCGGACTTTGAAACCCGGGTGGCCATTGTCAAGAACAAGGCCGCCATGCTGGGCATGACTCTGCCCGACAAGATTGCCAACTATATCGCGGAAAACGTCACCGCCAATGTCCGCCAGCTGGAGGGCACCATTCATAAAATTCTGGCCTATAAGGATCTTCTTGGCAATGAGGCAGACGAGGAAACCGTCACCCGGGCCATGCAGGATATTTTAAAGCGCAGCAGCGAGTATATCCCCACACCGGAGGCAATTCTCGAGTACATCTGCAAGTACTATGGTCTGGAGGAATCCGTCATCCGCGGTCAGCAGCGGGTGCGGGAGGCCGTACAGGCCCGGCAGATCGCCATGTACCTGATCCGCTCCATGACCAACTCCTCTGTGGTGGACATCGGCAAGGTCTTTGACAACCGGGACCACTCCACCGTGCTCTACTCCATTCAGCAGGTAGAGAAGAAAATGAAAAAAGACCCAGCCTTTGCCGAGACGGTCAAGGAGATTAAGACCAACATCAATTCCAAGCGGTAA
- the dnaN gene encoding DNA polymerase III subunit beta, producing MIKFSCEKVLLQNAISVTGRAVAQKSSIPALEGLLLRADHQLSVSGYNMQTGIRTTVPADVAQSGEIVLNARLFGDIIRRMPDDVVTISADEKMMVHLRCGDADFDILGLSAADYPDLPEVEDEYSVSLPQKTLRAMIEEVAFAVSTNESRPVHTGALFEISDTGLTMVAVDGFRLAIRREPLEKMEGGAFSFVAPGSALNEVKGICGDVEDLAAVTLGKRHILFEVGQTELICRRLEGEFLDYKNAIPRKNPITVIADTKALIESIDRVSVVISDKLKSPVRCVFDHDKLMLSARTGNGEARDVCYLSGDGGGLEIGFNNRYLMEALRYAPADSVKIELNTGVSPAIIVPVDGEENFLYMVLPVRLKSAE from the coding sequence ATGATAAAATTTAGCTGTGAAAAAGTCCTCCTGCAAAACGCCATCTCCGTCACAGGACGGGCTGTGGCGCAAAAGAGTTCCATCCCGGCTCTGGAGGGGCTTCTTCTCCGGGCGGATCACCAGTTGAGCGTATCCGGCTACAATATGCAAACCGGCATCCGGACCACCGTCCCGGCGGACGTTGCACAAAGCGGCGAGATTGTTCTGAATGCGAGACTGTTTGGTGATATTATCCGCCGGATGCCGGACGATGTGGTAACGATCTCCGCAGATGAAAAAATGATGGTGCATCTGCGCTGCGGGGACGCCGACTTTGATATTTTAGGCCTCTCCGCCGCCGATTACCCGGATCTTCCGGAAGTGGAGGACGAATACTCCGTATCCCTGCCTCAAAAAACGCTGCGGGCCATGATTGAAGAGGTGGCCTTCGCGGTTTCCACCAATGAGAGCCGCCCGGTGCACACCGGCGCTCTCTTTGAGATCAGCGACACGGGGCTCACCATGGTGGCGGTGGATGGATTCCGGCTTGCCATCCGGCGGGAGCCCCTGGAGAAAATGGAGGGCGGCGCGTTTTCCTTTGTGGCGCCCGGCTCCGCCCTCAACGAGGTGAAGGGCATTTGCGGGGATGTGGAAGACCTGGCTGCGGTGACCCTGGGCAAACGGCATATCCTCTTTGAGGTTGGCCAGACAGAGCTGATCTGCCGCCGTCTGGAGGGGGAATTCCTGGACTATAAAAACGCCATTCCCCGCAAAAATCCCATTACGGTGATTGCGGATACCAAGGCCCTGATCGAGAGCATTGACCGGGTGTCCGTGGTCATCTCCGACAAGCTGAAAAGCCCGGTCCGGTGCGTATTTGATCATGACAAGCTGATGCTCTCCGCCAGAACCGGCAACGGCGAGGCGCGGGACGTCTGTTACCTCTCCGGAGACGGGGGCGGGCTGGAAATCGGCTTTAATAACCGGTATTTGATGGAGGCGTTGCGCTATGCTCCGGCGGATAGCGTGAAAATTGAGCTGAATACCGGAGTTTCTCCAGCGATTATTGTGCCGGTAGACGGCGAGGAAAACTTTCTTTACATGGTGCTGCCGGTGCGGCTGAAGAGCGCGGAGTGA
- a CDS encoding RNA-binding S4 domain-containing protein, whose product MKTIPITTEFIKLQDLMKLANVVETGGEAKERIQGGEVLVNGEVCTMRGKKIRPGDDVCFAGKHYTVKYAD is encoded by the coding sequence ATGAAGACGATTCCTATTACAACAGAGTTTATCAAGCTCCAGGATTTGATGAAGCTTGCCAATGTGGTGGAAACCGGGGGCGAGGCGAAAGAGCGGATTCAGGGCGGCGAGGTTTTGGTGAACGGCGAGGTTTGCACCATGCGGGGAAAGAAAATCCGTCCCGGTGATGACGTCTGCTTTGCCGGGAAGCATTACACGGTGAAATATGCAGATTGA
- the recF gene encoding DNA replication/repair protein RecF (All proteins in this family for which functions are known are DNA-binding proteins that assist the filamentation of RecA onto DNA for the initiation of recombination or recombinational repair.): MQIDTLYLESFRNYEQQFLEFDPACNVIYGENAQGKTNLLEALAYLSCGKSPRARTDRDMIRFGGQAAVMTAGVFVREREFQVRAELSRERRRKLLINQVPVKTGAELSRVYNTVFFCPEDLLLIREGAAARRRFLDVTLSQLRPRYAEALAQYHRTYEHKTRILRDAEERPDLLDTLPEFNERLVRYGAVLIHYRHQFSLRLREYAALNHRECSGEREELEIQYATVSTVTDPGADLSVLMNQLRTHMESHREAERASRLCLSGPHKDDLLVTIDGRDAKQYASQGQTRTAALSMKLAEREIYKNVVGEYPVLLLDDVLSELDPRRQEFVLNRIAGGQVFITCCEDDRLRELLKGKVFHIEHGSVSEMNT, encoded by the coding sequence ATGCAGATTGACACCCTGTATCTGGAATCCTTTCGGAATTATGAACAGCAGTTTCTGGAATTTGACCCTGCGTGCAACGTGATTTATGGGGAGAACGCCCAGGGCAAAACCAATCTCCTGGAGGCGTTGGCGTATCTCTCCTGCGGAAAATCCCCCAGAGCCAGGACGGACCGTGACATGATCCGCTTTGGCGGGCAGGCGGCGGTCATGACGGCCGGGGTGTTTGTCAGGGAACGGGAGTTTCAGGTGCGGGCGGAGCTGAGCCGGGAGCGGCGGAGAAAGCTTCTGATCAATCAGGTGCCGGTAAAAACCGGCGCGGAGCTGAGCCGGGTCTATAACACGGTGTTTTTCTGTCCTGAGGACCTCCTTTTGATCCGGGAGGGGGCCGCCGCCAGACGGCGCTTTCTGGATGTCACCCTCTCCCAGCTGCGGCCAAGATACGCGGAGGCGCTTGCTCAATATCATCGGACGTATGAGCACAAGACCCGGATTCTCCGGGATGCGGAGGAGCGGCCAGACCTGCTGGACACGCTGCCGGAGTTCAATGAGCGGCTGGTGAGATACGGTGCGGTGCTGATTCACTACCGCCATCAGTTCTCCCTGCGGCTGCGGGAATACGCGGCGCTGAACCACCGGGAGTGTTCTGGAGAGCGGGAGGAGTTGGAGATTCAATATGCGACGGTTTCTACGGTTACAGATCCTGGCGCGGACCTTTCCGTGCTGATGAATCAGCTCCGGACCCATATGGAGTCCCACAGGGAGGCGGAGCGGGCTTCCCGGCTGTGCCTGTCCGGCCCTCATAAGGATGATCTCCTGGTCACGATTGACGGCCGGGACGCCAAGCAGTATGCCTCTCAGGGACAGACCCGGACTGCGGCTCTTTCCATGAAGCTGGCGGAACGGGAAATTTATAAAAATGTGGTGGGGGAATATCCGGTGCTGCTGTTGGATGATGTGCTCAGCGAGCTGGACCCCCGCCGGCAGGAATTCGTCCTCAACCGCATCGCGGGCGGGCAGGTGTTCATCACCTGCTGTGAGGACGACCGACTGCGGGAACTGCTGAAGGGAAAAGTCTTTCATATTGAGCATGGAAGCGTTTCGGAGATGAACACGTGA
- the remB gene encoding extracellular matrix regulator RemB has protein sequence MYLHLGQNEVIAEHRIIGIFDLDKCSTSKRTRDYLSAAEREGVVLDISGDLPKSFVICDHPYHRQIVYLSQLNPSTLKNRAESGRLEL, from the coding sequence TTGTATCTGCATCTTGGTCAGAATGAGGTGATTGCAGAGCACAGGATCATCGGCATTTTTGATCTGGACAAGTGCAGCACCAGTAAACGGACCCGGGATTACCTGTCCGCCGCAGAGCGGGAAGGCGTGGTGCTGGATATCTCCGGTGATCTGCCCAAATCCTTTGTGATATGCGATCACCCCTATCACCGGCAGATCGTCTATCTCAGTCAGCTGAACCCCTCCACCCTGAAAAATCGGGCGGAGAGCGGCAGGCTGGAGCTGTAA
- the gyrB gene encoding DNA topoisomerase (ATP-hydrolyzing) subunit B, which yields MAENELLHSTAVDTQNEYDASEIQVLEGLEAVRKRPGMYIGSTSTSGLHHLVYEIVDNAIDEALAGYCTDILVQINADNTITVVDNGRGIPVDIQAQTGKPALEVVYTVLHAGGKFGGGGYKVSGGLHGVGASVVNALSEWLTVQVHRDGKIYEMKFSRGHVTQEMTVVGTTDHTGTTVTFKPDSEMFEDTVYNYETLHTRMREEAFLNAGLRIRTVDLRPGQEQEDAMCYAGGIREFVTWLNRTKDALHESVIYMAGQREDSVAEVAMQYNSSYNETILSFANNVHTPEGGMHEEGFKRALTNVLNAYGRKIKMLKDEDKISGEDCREGLTCVISVKLTDAQFEGQTKAKLGNSEIRTLVNTIVSEKLETFLEENPQVGRMILDKALTASRAREAAKKARESIRRKTALGGAAMPDKLRDCNENNPELTELYIVEGDSAGGSATQGRDSRFQAILPLWGKMLNVEKARADKVYGNDKLQPVITALGAGIGEEFDLSKLRYHKVIIMADADVDGSHIRTLLLTFFFRFMRPLIEHGYVYSAVPPLYKLVRGKTTRVAFSDEERDAVSAEMRGDNPNTKVVISRFKGLGEMDYHELWETTMDPERRTLRRITLDDAVAADEVFTVLMGEKVEPRKEFIEKNAQYAVNLDY from the coding sequence ATGGCAGAAAATGAACTGTTGCATTCTACTGCGGTAGACACGCAAAATGAATATGACGCCTCGGAAATTCAGGTGCTGGAGGGGTTGGAGGCTGTCCGGAAACGGCCGGGTATGTATATCGGCTCTACCTCCACATCGGGTCTTCACCATCTGGTCTATGAAATTGTGGACAACGCCATTGACGAGGCGCTTGCCGGCTATTGTACGGATATCCTGGTGCAGATCAACGCGGATAATACCATCACGGTGGTGGACAACGGCCGGGGCATTCCTGTGGATATTCAGGCCCAGACGGGCAAGCCCGCTCTGGAAGTGGTGTATACCGTGCTCCACGCCGGCGGAAAATTCGGCGGCGGGGGCTATAAGGTATCCGGCGGACTGCACGGCGTGGGCGCATCGGTGGTGAACGCCTTGAGCGAATGGCTGACCGTGCAGGTCCACCGGGATGGAAAGATCTATGAGATGAAATTCTCCCGGGGCCATGTCACTCAGGAGATGACTGTGGTGGGCACCACCGACCACACCGGCACCACCGTGACTTTCAAGCCGGACTCGGAGATGTTCGAGGACACAGTCTACAACTACGAGACACTGCACACCCGGATGCGGGAGGAGGCATTCTTAAACGCGGGGCTGCGGATTCGGACTGTGGACCTGCGTCCCGGTCAGGAGCAGGAGGATGCCATGTGCTACGCCGGCGGCATCCGGGAGTTTGTCACCTGGCTGAACCGCACGAAGGACGCGCTTCATGAGAGCGTCATCTACATGGCCGGACAGCGGGAGGACTCCGTGGCGGAAGTGGCCATGCAGTATAACTCCAGCTATAACGAGACCATTCTCTCCTTTGCCAACAACGTCCATACCCCGGAGGGCGGCATGCATGAGGAGGGCTTCAAGCGCGCGCTGACGAATGTATTGAACGCCTATGGCCGGAAAATCAAGATGCTCAAGGACGAGGACAAAATCTCCGGCGAGGACTGCCGGGAGGGCCTCACCTGCGTGATCTCCGTGAAGCTGACAGACGCCCAGTTTGAGGGACAGACAAAGGCGAAGCTTGGCAACAGCGAAATCCGGACGTTGGTGAACACGATTGTCTCGGAAAAGCTGGAGACCTTCCTGGAGGAAAATCCCCAGGTGGGGCGGATGATTCTGGACAAGGCTCTCACCGCCAGCCGCGCCCGGGAGGCGGCCAAAAAGGCACGGGAATCCATCCGGCGCAAAACCGCCCTGGGCGGGGCCGCCATGCCGGATAAGCTCCGGGACTGCAACGAGAACAACCCCGAGCTTACCGAGCTCTATATCGTCGAGGGTGACTCCGCCGGCGGCTCCGCCACCCAGGGGCGGGACTCCCGGTTTCAGGCGATCCTCCCCCTGTGGGGCAAGATGCTGAATGTGGAAAAGGCTCGAGCGGACAAGGTCTATGGCAACGACAAGCTTCAGCCGGTGATCACGGCTCTGGGCGCCGGCATCGGGGAGGAGTTCGACCTCTCCAAGCTCCGCTACCACAAGGTTATCATCATGGCGGATGCGGATGTGGACGGCTCCCACATCCGGACGCTCCTTTTGACGTTCTTCTTCCGCTTTATGCGGCCTCTCATTGAGCACGGGTATGTCTACTCCGCGGTGCCGCCCCTCTATAAGCTGGTGCGGGGCAAGACCACCCGGGTGGCGTTTTCCGACGAAGAGCGGGATGCGGTCTCCGCCGAGATGCGGGGGGACAACCCCAATACCAAGGTGGTGATCAGCCGCTTCAAGGGCCTGGGCGAGATGGACTACCACGAGCTGTGGGAGACCACCATGGACCCGGAGCGCCGCACGCTGCGGCGCATTACGCTGGATGACGCTGTGGCGGCGGACGAGGTGTTCACCGTTTTAATGGGCGAAAAGGTGGAGCCCCGGAAGGAATTTATTGAAAAGAACGCCCAGTACGCCGTCAATCTGGACTATTAA
- the gyrA gene encoding DNA gyrase subunit A translates to MSKKPQYDPEEIRYPDQKIEISPLVPEMEKSYIEYAMSVIVGRALPDVRDGLKPVHRRILYAMYEDGLTVDKPFKKSATCVGDVLGRYHPHGDASVYDALVRLAQDFSMRYPLINGHGNFGSVDGDPPAAYRYTEARLSKLSDEMLRDIDKETVDWDPNFDETRKEPRVLPCRFPNLLVNGSSGIAVGMATNIPPHNLREVIGACICVLDDPNATLSDLMQHVKGPDFPTHGIIMGRSGIRAAYATGRGRVVIRARHEFEEFGNNRTRIIITEIPYQVNKRMLIKSMADQVEDKRLDGISDIRDESDRNGMRIVIELKRDANPQVVLNRLFSQTQLQTTFAINMLALVNNQSQPRILSLRHIIDEYLSFQEEVIVRRTKYDLRKAQERAHLLEGLLIAQDNIDEVIKIIRSSYDNAKENLMARFGLDDVQAQAICDMRLIALQGLNREKLEAEYQELEERIAYYQRILSDDGLVRQILKEELQAISDKYGDDRVTEIQEVEDEIDIEDLIEEEQCVFTLTQAGYIKRTPVSEYTAQSKGGMGKKGITTREEDYVVDVFTASTHDHILFFTDTGKAYRKKGYQIPESGKAAKGTNIVNILQVEQGERIQAMIHTRDIEHDESRYLVMVTRNGTVKRLPVGTLRNLRNNGIRALRMDEGDQLITVRETDGAQKILIATHDGQAVCFDENDVRPMGREAVGVRGIRLRDGDYVVGAARAKPGYQVLSITEKGYGKRTPVEEYRITNRGGLGIRNYMVTDKTGPVIGIKVVDGSEDLLLVTQAGILIRTPVENIKETSNRATQGVIVMRFKEEGDQVISMALTDREDTQLPETTEA, encoded by the coding sequence ATGAGTAAGAAACCCCAATACGATCCTGAGGAAATCCGGTATCCCGATCAGAAGATTGAGATCTCCCCGCTGGTTCCCGAGATGGAGAAATCCTATATTGAATACGCCATGAGCGTCATTGTGGGCCGGGCCCTGCCGGATGTGCGGGACGGGCTGAAGCCGGTGCACCGCCGGATTCTCTACGCCATGTATGAAGACGGCCTCACGGTGGATAAGCCCTTCAAGAAATCCGCCACGTGCGTGGGCGATGTGCTGGGCCGCTACCACCCCCACGGAGACGCCTCGGTTTACGACGCCCTGGTGCGTCTTGCCCAGGATTTTTCCATGCGCTATCCCCTGATCAACGGCCACGGTAACTTCGGCTCTGTGGACGGCGATCCCCCGGCGGCCTACCGGTACACGGAGGCCAGGCTTTCCAAGCTCTCTGACGAGATGCTCCGGGACATTGACAAGGAAACCGTGGACTGGGACCCCAACTTTGACGAGACCCGGAAGGAGCCGCGGGTTCTTCCCTGCCGCTTCCCGAATCTGCTGGTAAACGGCTCCAGCGGCATCGCCGTGGGCATGGCCACCAATATCCCGCCTCACAACCTGCGGGAGGTGATTGGCGCGTGCATCTGCGTGCTGGACGATCCCAATGCCACCCTCTCTGACCTGATGCAGCACGTGAAAGGGCCGGACTTCCCCACCCATGGCATCATCATGGGCAGAAGCGGCATCCGGGCGGCCTATGCAACCGGCCGGGGCCGGGTGGTCATCCGGGCCCGCCACGAGTTTGAGGAATTTGGAAATAACCGTACCCGCATCATCATCACCGAGATTCCCTACCAGGTCAATAAGCGGATGCTCATTAAGAGCATGGCGGATCAGGTGGAGGACAAGCGGCTGGACGGCATCTCCGATATCCGGGACGAGTCCGACCGCAACGGCATGCGGATTGTGATCGAGCTCAAGCGGGACGCCAACCCCCAGGTGGTGCTCAACCGCCTCTTCAGCCAGACCCAGCTCCAAACGACCTTTGCCATCAACATGCTGGCCCTGGTGAACAACCAGTCCCAGCCCCGGATTCTCTCTCTGCGGCACATCATTGACGAGTATCTCAGCTTTCAGGAGGAAGTGATCGTCCGCCGGACGAAATATGACCTGCGCAAGGCTCAGGAGCGGGCCCACCTGCTGGAAGGACTGCTGATTGCCCAGGACAACATCGACGAGGTTATCAAAATTATCCGCAGCAGCTATGACAACGCCAAGGAAAACCTGATGGCCCGCTTTGGCCTGGACGATGTGCAGGCCCAGGCGATCTGCGACATGCGCCTGATCGCCCTGCAGGGGTTGAACCGGGAGAAGCTGGAAGCGGAGTACCAGGAGCTGGAGGAGCGGATTGCCTATTACCAGCGGATTTTGTCCGACGATGGGCTGGTCCGCCAGATTTTGAAGGAAGAGCTGCAGGCCATCAGCGACAAGTACGGTGACGACCGGGTGACGGAAATTCAGGAGGTGGAGGACGAGATTGATATCGAGGACCTCATTGAGGAGGAGCAGTGCGTCTTCACCCTGACTCAGGCCGGCTACATCAAGCGCACACCGGTGAGCGAGTATACAGCCCAGTCCAAGGGCGGCATGGGGAAAAAGGGTATCACCACCCGGGAAGAGGACTATGTGGTGGATGTGTTCACCGCCTCCACCCATGACCACATCCTGTTCTTTACCGACACCGGCAAGGCGTACCGGAAGAAGGGCTATCAGATTCCCGAGTCCGGCAAGGCTGCCAAGGGCACCAACATTGTGAACATCTTGCAGGTGGAGCAGGGCGAGCGGATTCAGGCCATGATCCATACCCGGGACATTGAGCACGACGAGAGCCGGTACCTGGTGATGGTGACTCGGAACGGAACCGTGAAGCGCCTGCCGGTTGGGACGCTGCGGAATCTCCGGAATAACGGCATCCGGGCCCTGCGGATGGACGAGGGCGATCAGCTCATCACTGTGCGGGAGACCGACGGGGCGCAGAAGATTCTCATCGCAACCCATGATGGACAGGCGGTCTGCTTTGACGAAAACGACGTGCGGCCCATGGGCCGGGAGGCTGTGGGCGTTCGGGGCATCCGCCTCCGGGACGGCGACTATGTGGTGGGCGCGGCCCGGGCAAAGCCAGGCTATCAAGTCCTCTCCATCACGGAGAAGGGCTACGGCAAGCGGACCCCTGTGGAGGAGTACCGGATCACCAACCGGGGCGGCCTTGGCATTCGGAACTACATGGTGACCGACAAAACCGGACCGGTGATCGGCATCAAGGTGGTGGACGGCAGCGAGGATTTGCTGCTGGTGACCCAGGCGGGCATCTTAATTCGCACGCCGGTTGAAAACATCAAGGAGACCTCCAACCGGGCCACCCAGGGCGTGATCGTCATGCGGTTCAAGGAAGAGGGAGATCAAGTGATTTCCATGGCCCTGACAGACAGGGAGGATACCCAGCTCCCGGAGACCACGGAGGCATAA
- a CDS encoding helix-turn-helix domain-containing protein codes for MRHYKEWIKIGLNILYYRKEQRLTQQQLADLCGENGVSRAFIQRVETGVSSCSLDTLIDIAAALKIPLYKLFEFKE; via the coding sequence ATGCGGCATTACAAAGAGTGGATTAAAATTGGCCTGAATATTCTCTACTACCGCAAAGAACAGCGGCTGACACAGCAACAGCTTGCAGACCTCTGTGGTGAAAACGGAGTCAGCCGGGCCTTTATTCAGCGTGTAGAAACGGGCGTCAGTTCTTGCAGCCTCGATACCCTGATAGACATTGCCGCGGCCCTGAAAATCCCCCTGTACAAGCTGTTTGAATTCAAAGAATGA
- the rnhA gene encoding ribonuclease HI, whose product MKQVTIYTDGACSGNPGPGGWGAILLYGAHKKELSGGAPDTTNNRMELTAVIEALSMLKEPCVVELWSDSKYVIDGLSKGWAKGWRARGWVKSDKKPALNPDLWERLLELEECHTLRYHWVKGHAENPYNNRCDELAVAESRKYK is encoded by the coding sequence ATGAAACAAGTCACCATCTATACCGACGGCGCCTGCTCCGGCAATCCCGGGCCCGGCGGCTGGGGCGCCATCTTACTGTACGGCGCCCACAAAAAGGAGCTCTCCGGCGGCGCGCCGGACACCACCAACAACCGCATGGAGCTCACCGCGGTCATTGAGGCGCTCTCCATGCTGAAGGAGCCCTGCGTGGTGGAGCTGTGGTCGGACTCCAAATACGTCATTGACGGACTCTCCAAGGGCTGGGCCAAGGGGTGGAGGGCTCGGGGCTGGGTGAAAAGCGACAAAAAGCCGGCGCTGAACCCAGACCTCTGGGAGCGGCTTTTGGAGCTGGAGGAATGCCACACCCTCCGTTACCACTGGGTCAAGGGCCATGCGGAGAATCCATATAACAACCGCTGTGATGAGCTGGCGGTGGCGGAGAGCCGGAAGTACAAGTAG
- the msrA gene encoding peptide-methionine (S)-S-oxide reductase MsrA translates to METIYFAGGCFWGMEHLYRQLPGVAEVTPGYANGDCPEHAHYAAVCTGVTGFRETVQVVYDPAVVPLEHLLFAFFAVIDPETPNRQGMDFGTQYQTGVYWTSPEQEAVVRRMFDIEAAALDCFEVESGPLLSFYPAEEPHQRYLEKHPGGYCHISLSKISALSQCPVPVYDRPAKVILREYLERTQRADR, encoded by the coding sequence ATGGAAACCATCTATTTTGCCGGCGGCTGCTTCTGGGGCATGGAGCATTTGTACCGGCAGCTGCCCGGTGTGGCAGAGGTGACTCCGGGCTATGCCAATGGAGACTGTCCCGAACACGCCCATTACGCCGCTGTCTGCACCGGCGTCACAGGCTTTCGGGAGACCGTACAGGTTGTCTATGACCCAGCGGTGGTCCCGCTGGAGCATCTGCTGTTCGCCTTTTTTGCCGTCATCGACCCGGAGACTCCCAACCGGCAGGGGATGGACTTTGGAACCCAGTATCAGACCGGCGTATACTGGACATCCCCGGAACAGGAGGCGGTGGTCCGAAGAATGTTTGACATAGAGGCCGCTGCCCTGGACTGCTTTGAGGTGGAGAGCGGGCCGCTCCTCAGCTTTTACCCGGCGGAGGAACCGCACCAGCGGTATCTGGAAAAACATCCAGGCGGATACTGCCATATTTCGCTGTCCAAAATTTCCGCGCTGTCTCAGTGCCCCGTTCCCGTCTATGACCGGCCGGCCAAGGTCATCCTGCGAGAATATTTAGAGAGAACACAGAGAGCGGACCGCTGA